From the Actinopolymorpha singaporensis genome, the window AGGAGGGGCTGAGTGCGCGCACCACGACGGCCGACGACCCGGCCGACCCGCGGCTCAACGGCTCGACCTACCTTCCTTCCGCCCTGGCCAGTCACCTGCCGCTGGACCTGGTCATCGTGATGCTCGGTACGAACGACACGAAGTCCTACCTTCGGCGTACGCCGAACGAGATCGCGACCGGCATGTCCCTCCTGCTGTCCCAGATCCTCACCTCCGCCGGCGGGGTCGGGACCGGCTATCCGGCGCCGAAGGTCCTCCTGGTAGCGCCGCCGCCGCTGGCCGAAATGGGTCACCCGTGGTTCGAGGTGATCTTCGAAGGCGGCCGGGAGAAGACGATCGAGCTCGCCAGGAAGTACGAGGCGCTGGCGAGCTTCCTGAAGATCCCGTTCTTCGACGCGGGCTCGGTGATCAGCACGGACGGTGTCGACGGGATCCACTTCACCGAGGACAACAACCGCGTACTCGGTGAAGCCCTGGCCGGTGAGGTGCGGCACATCCTCGGCGACTGATCCGCGGCGCAGGAACTCCCGGTACCCTGCCAGCGTCGGCGGGAGCGCGGTTCCTGCCGGGGACGGACGTCAGGATGCCGGGCAGACAGACAACGCGCGCGGACAGGCGTGGGAAGGCGGCCGCAACGCCTCCGGCCTCACTCGCGCATCGCGTCCTGCTGGAGCACTCGGCGGGCTTCCGGCCGTTCCGTGGCGATGGAATGTTCGAGCGGATCGGTGGGCAACCGACGGTTGACAGGCTGGTCGACGCTCTCTACGACGGGTTCGAGCACGACGACGTGCTCCGGCCGCTGTTCCCGCGCGACCTCGCCGACGGCCGGACGATGCAGAAGGTGTTCTTCGCCGAGTGGCTGGGCGGTCCACACCGATACAGCGAGCGGGCGTACGGCAGCCTGCACCATCGGCACGCGAGCGTACCGGTCACCCGTGCGGTGGCCGGCCGATGGCTCCGGCACTTCCGGCAGGCCCTGAACGACACCATCGTGTCGGAAGACGACCGGCGGAGGATTTTCGACCAGGCCCGCTCCCTGGCGTTGGCACTCGTCAACCGCTCCTCGCCGGTTGCCGACGCCCGTCAACGACAGGTTGCGCTGCACGGACTCGGTGGCCGGATCGTCAAGCGAGCAACGGATCTGGCCCGTCGCGGTGATGTCGGCGGGGTCGAGGTCACGCTGGCGGAGGAGCCGGACCTCCTGCTTCCCACGTACGCCGGCGCGATCATGCAGGAGGCCGCGCTCGCCGGGCGGGCTGATGTCGTCCGGTCGTTACTGCGTCACGGTGTCGGAGCCGATGTTCCGTTTCGTCTTCCGGTGGGCCTCGTCGGCCGGGCGTACGAACGGGTGGTGTTCGCGACGCCGCTGTGCGCCGCGCGGCTGAAGCGCCGTTCGGCGGTCGAGTCCCTGCTCCTGGACGCCGGCGCCAGGGAGGACGTCTTCACCGCCGCCTTCCTCGGCGACCTTCCCTCGCTCACACGGATGCTCGCGGCCGATCCGGACCTCGCGCAGGCGCCTGACCCGGCGGTCGACGTCCTCGACATAACGCCCGTCGATCACGCGGTCGCCAATGGGCAGGTCGAGGCGCTGCGGCTGCTCGTGGACCGGGACGCGGACGTGCTGGTCGGGTGCGTACGCGCGCTACGAGGTGCCGCCGAGCACGGGAGCGTGCCGATGGTCGAACTCCTGCTGGAGCGCGGTGTGGACGCGACTCGGATCGGCGTGGGCCGCTGGGTGCTGCATCCCGAGCTCGCTCCACTGCTGGCCGGCCGTGGCGCGTCGATCGACTCCTCGGGTGCGTGGATCGGCGCCAGCTGTACGGGAAACCAGGGACGCAAGGACGACCCGGACTACGTGCGGGCGCTGCTGCGGTACGGCGCCCGCGTGGACGACCGCCGGACCGGCGACGGCGGGCGCACCAGCGGAGTGGAGGCGTTGAACGCCACCGCTCTGCACTACGCGGCCAAGGCAGGATTCCTCAGGACGATCGAGGTGCTTCT encodes:
- a CDS encoding SGNH/GDSL hydrolase family protein, yielding MTDKNIMCFGDSLTWGWVPVAEGAPSWRYPRDVRWTGVLADRLGDGYHVVEEGLSARTTTADDPADPRLNGSTYLPSALASHLPLDLVIVMLGTNDTKSYLRRTPNEIATGMSLLLSQILTSAGGVGTGYPAPKVLLVAPPPLAEMGHPWFEVIFEGGREKTIELARKYEALASFLKIPFFDAGSVISTDGVDGIHFTEDNNRVLGEALAGEVRHILGD
- a CDS encoding ankyrin repeat domain-containing protein; amino-acid sequence: MFERIGGQPTVDRLVDALYDGFEHDDVLRPLFPRDLADGRTMQKVFFAEWLGGPHRYSERAYGSLHHRHASVPVTRAVAGRWLRHFRQALNDTIVSEDDRRRIFDQARSLALALVNRSSPVADARQRQVALHGLGGRIVKRATDLARRGDVGGVEVTLAEEPDLLLPTYAGAIMQEAALAGRADVVRSLLRHGVGADVPFRLPVGLVGRAYERVVFATPLCAARLKRRSAVESLLLDAGAREDVFTAAFLGDLPSLTRMLAADPDLAQAPDPAVDVLDITPVDHAVANGQVEALRLLVDRDADVLVGCVRALRGAAEHGSVPMVELLLERGVDATRIGVGRWVLHPELAPLLAGRGASIDSSGAWIGASCTGNQGRKDDPDYVRALLRYGARVDDRRTGDGGRTSGVEALNATALHYAAKAGFLRTIEVLLEHGADPGAVDSRGRTPLDWLEAAARSVPRAAVRELLTGQRSMKIGLE